A region of the Pseudomonas sp. J452 genome:
CCACCGATGTGCGGGGTGAGGATCACGCGATCCAGGCCACGCAGCGGGCTTTCGAACTCTTCGTCGTTGGACTTCGGCTCGACCGGGAATACGTCGATGGCGGCGCCGATCAGGTGCTCGTCCTTGATCGCCTCAGCCAGCGCTTCCAGCACCACCACGGTGCCACGGGCGGCGTTGATCAGGATGCCGCCCTTCTTCATGGCGCGGATTTCCTTCTCGCCGATCATCCACTGAGTGGAAGCCAGCTCCGGCACATGCAGGGAAACGATGTCGGCCATGCCCAGCAGCTCGTGCAGGTTGCCGACCTGAGTGGCGTTGCCCAGCGGCAGCTTGGTCACGGTGTCATAGAAGAACACCTGCATGCCGAGTGCTTCGGCGAGTACCGAGAGCTGGGTGCCGATCGAGCCGTAACCGACGATACCCAGCTTCTTGCCGCGGATTTCGAAGGAGTTGGCCGCCGACTTGATCCAGCCACCACGGTGGCAGGAGGCGTTCTTCTCGGGGATGCCGCGCAGCAGCAGGATGGCCTGGGCCAGCACCAGCTCGGCGACCGAGCGGGTGTTGGAGAACGGTGCGTTGAATACGGCAATGCCGCGCTCGCGGGCCGCGTTCAGGTCGACCTGGTTGGTGCCGATGCAGAAGCAACCGACGGCGACCAGGCGCTTGGCGCAGTCGAACACCTCGGCGGTCAGCTGGGTGCGCGAGCGGATGCCGATGAAGTGGGCGTCGGCGATCTTTTCTTTCAGCTCGTCGTCGGACAACGCGCCTTTGAGGTACTCGATGTTGCTGTAGCCGGCGGCCTTCAGGGTGTCGACGGCATTCTGGTGCACGCCTTCCAGCAGAAGGAACTTGATCTTGCTCTTGTCGAGAGAGGTCTTGCTCATCGGAGTACCTGTTGTCCCACGAATAGTGTCAGGAGAAGCGTCAGCAGCGTTGCTGACCGGGCCCGCAGATCGGCGCGGGGGCACGATTCACGGGGGGCGTATGCTAGCATACGAGCCCCGCGAAACACCCACCCCTGGCCGATGAAGCGTGCTCAGGGTGACCATGAATTGTTTGAGAGTTCCCCAGATGACCAATCCTGCCCTGATTGAAGCGCTGAAGACCCTGGTCGAGCCCGGCAAGGTGCTTACCGACGCCGACTCCCTCAATGCCTACGGCAAGGACTGGACCAAACATTTCGCCCCGGCACCCAGCGCCATCGTGTTCCCCAAGACCACCGAGCAGGTGCAGGCCATCGTCCGCTGGGCCAACGAGCACAAGGTCGCCCTGGTCCCGTCGGGCGGCCGCACCGGCCTGTCCGCTGCCGCCGTAGCGGCCAATGGCGAAGTGGTAGTGGCCTTCGACTACATGAACCAGATCGTCGATTTCAACGAATTCGACCGCACCGTGGTCTGCCAGCCGGGCGTGGTGACCAAGCAACTGCAGCTGTTCGCCGAGGACAAGGGCCTGTACTACCCGGTGGACTTCGCCTCCGCCGGTTCCAGCCAACTTGGCGGCAATATCGGCACCAATGCCGGCGGGATCAAGGTCATTCGCTACGGCATGACCCGCAACTGGGTGGCCGGCCTGAAAGTCGTCACCGGCACCGGCGAACTGCTCGAGCTGAACCGCGACCTGATCAAGAACGCCACCGGCTACGACATGCGCCAGCTGTTTATCGGCGCCGAGGGTACGCTCGGATTTGTCGTCGAAGCCACCATGCGCCTGGAACGCGCGCCGAAGAACCTCACCGCGATGGTCCTCGGCACCCCGGACTTCGACTCGATCATGCCGGTGCTGCACGCCTTCCAGAACAAGCTCGACCTGACCGCCTTCGAATTCTTCTCGGACAAGGCCCTGGCCAAGATCATGGCCCGCGGTGACGTGCCGCCGGCGTTCGACACCGATTGCCCGTTCTATGCCCTGCTGGAATTCGAAGCCAGCACCGAGGAAGTCGCCGAGCAGGCCCTGGCCACCTTCGAGCATTGCGTCGAGCAGGGTTGGGTGCTGGACGGCGTGATGAGCCAGAGCGAGCAGCAGCTGCAGAACCTGTGGAAGCTGCGCGAGTACATCTCCGAGACCATCAGCCACTGGACGCCGTACAAGAACGACATCTCGGTCACCGTCGGCAAAGTCCCGGCCTTCCTCCACGATATCGACCGTATCGTCGGGGAAAACTACCCGGACTTCGAAGTGATCTGGTTCGGCCATATCGGCGACGGCAACCTGCACCTGAACATCCTCAAGCCGGAGAGCCTGTCCAAGGACGAGTTCTTCGCCAAGTGCGCCATCGTCAACAAGTGGGTATTCGAGACCGTGCAGAAGTACAACGGCTCGATCAGCGCCGAACACGGCGTCGGCATGACCAAGCGCGACTACCTGCACTACAGCCGTTCGGAAGCCGAGATCGGCTACATGAAGGCGATCAAGGCGGTGTTTGATCCGAACGGGATCATGAACCCCGGCAAAATCTTCCCCGTCTGAAGCTACTGCGGGCTACGCGCGCCA
Encoded here:
- the serA gene encoding phosphoglycerate dehydrogenase, with the protein product MSKTSLDKSKIKFLLLEGVHQNAVDTLKAAGYSNIEYLKGALSDDELKEKIADAHFIGIRSRTQLTAEVFDCAKRLVAVGCFCIGTNQVDLNAARERGIAVFNAPFSNTRSVAELVLAQAILLLRGIPEKNASCHRGGWIKSAANSFEIRGKKLGIVGYGSIGTQLSVLAEALGMQVFFYDTVTKLPLGNATQVGNLHELLGMADIVSLHVPELASTQWMIGEKEIRAMKKGGILINAARGTVVVLEALAEAIKDEHLIGAAIDVFPVEPKSNDEEFESPLRGLDRVILTPHIGGSTAEAQANIGLEVAEKLVKYSDNGTSVSSVNFPEVALPAHPGKHRLLHIHENVPGVMSEINKVFADNGINISGQFLQTNEKVGYVVIDVDADYSDLALEKLQHVTGTIRSRVLF
- a CDS encoding FAD-binding oxidoreductase, giving the protein MTNPALIEALKTLVEPGKVLTDADSLNAYGKDWTKHFAPAPSAIVFPKTTEQVQAIVRWANEHKVALVPSGGRTGLSAAAVAANGEVVVAFDYMNQIVDFNEFDRTVVCQPGVVTKQLQLFAEDKGLYYPVDFASAGSSQLGGNIGTNAGGIKVIRYGMTRNWVAGLKVVTGTGELLELNRDLIKNATGYDMRQLFIGAEGTLGFVVEATMRLERAPKNLTAMVLGTPDFDSIMPVLHAFQNKLDLTAFEFFSDKALAKIMARGDVPPAFDTDCPFYALLEFEASTEEVAEQALATFEHCVEQGWVLDGVMSQSEQQLQNLWKLREYISETISHWTPYKNDISVTVGKVPAFLHDIDRIVGENYPDFEVIWFGHIGDGNLHLNILKPESLSKDEFFAKCAIVNKWVFETVQKYNGSISAEHGVGMTKRDYLHYSRSEAEIGYMKAIKAVFDPNGIMNPGKIFPV